The Trinickia acidisoli genome includes a window with the following:
- a CDS encoding MdtB/MuxB family multidrug efflux RND transporter permease subunit gives MNPSRAFILRPVGTALLMAAIMLVGLVALRFLPISALPEVDYPTIQVQTFYPGASPEVMTSSVTAPLERQFGEMPSLNQMSSQSSAGSSVITLQFSLDLSLDIAEQEVQAAINAAGNLLPSDLPAPPIYAKVNPADAPILTLAITSKTTPLTDIEDLADTRLAEKISQVAGVGLVSISGGQRPAVRIQANPLALASYGLNIDDLRTTISNLNVNTPKGNFDGPTRNFTINANDQLTDAGAYQSAIVAYKNGRPVMLTDVAKIVDAAENTKLGAWVSQGRGVTPAILLNIQRQPGANVIQVVDSIKALLPQLQASLPAAVNVAVVTDRTTTIRASVRDVQFELAVSVVLVVLVMYLFLANIYATIIPSLSVPLSLIGTLAVMYLCGFSLDNLSLMALTIATGFVVDDAIVMIENISRYVEQGDTAIEAALKGSKQIGFTIISLTVSLIAVLIPLLFMGDVVGRLFHEFAITLAVTIVISAVVSLTLVPMMCAKLLRHTPPPESHRFEAKAHAVIDAVIARYAVALRWVLERQSATLVVAVLTLVLTALLYVLIPKGFFPVQDTGVIQAITQAPQSISYGAMAERQETLANAILKDPNVESLTSFIGVDGTNITLNSGRMLINLKPHGDRSKNATEIIRDLESETAHVAGIALYLQPVQDLTINSTVSATQYQFMLTDPNPDEFATWVPKLVDRLEQAPELADVATDLQQSGESVYVQIDRATAARFGITPATVDNALYDAFGQRIISTIFTQSNQYRVILETDPRMQHYTDALKSIYLPSSEGTGQQVPLSAIAKFTERPAPLLVSHLGQFPATTVSFNLAPGASLGAAVKAIEQAEHDVGLPASFQTRFQGAALAFQASLSNELFLILAAIVTMYIVLGVLYESFIHPITILSTLPSAGVGALLALIVSGHDLDVIGIIGIVLLIGIVKKNAIMMIDFALEAEREQGKSAREAIYQACLLRFRPILMTTMAALLGALPLMLGTGVGSELRHPLGIAIAGGLVVSQMLTLFTTPVIYLGFDSLARRVRTRFGHGHTEAGDAGA, from the coding sequence ATGAATCCGTCTCGCGCCTTTATCCTGCGCCCCGTCGGCACCGCCTTGCTGATGGCAGCCATCATGCTCGTCGGCCTGGTCGCGCTGCGCTTCCTGCCGATCTCGGCCCTGCCCGAGGTCGACTACCCGACGATCCAAGTCCAGACGTTCTACCCCGGCGCGAGCCCCGAGGTCATGACCTCGTCGGTCACCGCGCCGCTCGAGCGGCAGTTCGGCGAGATGCCCTCGCTGAATCAAATGTCGTCGCAAAGCTCGGCGGGCTCCTCCGTCATCACGCTGCAGTTCAGCCTCGATCTGTCGCTCGACATCGCCGAGCAAGAGGTGCAGGCAGCCATCAACGCAGCCGGGAACCTGCTGCCGTCCGATCTACCCGCCCCGCCGATCTATGCGAAGGTCAATCCGGCCGACGCGCCGATCCTGACGCTCGCGATCACGTCGAAAACGACGCCGCTCACCGACATCGAAGACCTCGCCGATACGCGGCTCGCCGAGAAGATCTCGCAGGTGGCCGGCGTCGGCCTCGTCAGCATCAGCGGCGGCCAGCGGCCCGCGGTGCGCATTCAAGCCAATCCGCTCGCGCTCGCCTCGTACGGCTTGAACATCGACGACCTGCGCACGACCATCTCGAATCTGAACGTCAACACGCCGAAAGGCAATTTCGACGGCCCGACGCGCAATTTCACGATCAACGCCAACGACCAGTTGACCGACGCCGGCGCCTATCAAAGCGCCATCGTCGCCTACAAGAACGGCCGTCCCGTCATGCTGACCGACGTCGCGAAGATCGTCGACGCAGCCGAAAACACGAAGCTCGGCGCATGGGTCAGCCAGGGCCGCGGCGTGACGCCCGCGATTTTGCTCAACATCCAGCGTCAGCCCGGCGCGAACGTGATCCAGGTCGTCGACAGCATCAAAGCGCTGCTGCCGCAACTGCAGGCGTCGCTGCCGGCAGCGGTGAACGTCGCCGTGGTCACCGACCGCACGACGACGATCCGCGCCTCGGTGCGCGACGTGCAATTCGAACTCGCGGTGTCGGTCGTGCTCGTCGTGCTCGTGATGTATCTGTTTCTCGCGAACATCTATGCGACGATCATCCCCAGCTTGTCGGTGCCGCTCTCGCTGATCGGCACGCTCGCCGTCATGTATCTGTGCGGGTTTTCGCTCGACAACCTCTCGCTGATGGCGCTGACCATCGCGACCGGCTTCGTCGTCGACGACGCCATCGTCATGATCGAGAACATCTCACGCTACGTCGAGCAAGGCGACACGGCGATCGAAGCGGCACTCAAAGGCTCCAAGCAGATCGGCTTCACGATCATTTCGCTGACGGTCTCGCTGATCGCCGTGTTGATTCCGCTGTTGTTCATGGGCGACGTGGTCGGCCGGCTCTTTCACGAATTCGCGATCACCCTCGCCGTGACGATCGTCATCTCGGCCGTCGTCTCGCTCACGCTCGTGCCGATGATGTGCGCGAAGCTCTTGCGGCACACGCCCCCGCCCGAGAGCCATCGTTTCGAAGCCAAGGCGCACGCCGTCATCGACGCCGTCATCGCGCGCTACGCCGTGGCCTTGCGCTGGGTGCTCGAGCGCCAGAGCGCGACGCTCGTCGTGGCCGTCCTGACACTCGTTTTGACGGCCCTGCTCTACGTGCTGATCCCGAAGGGCTTTTTCCCGGTGCAGGACACGGGGGTCATTCAAGCGATCACGCAAGCTCCGCAGTCGATTTCCTACGGCGCGATGGCCGAGCGCCAAGAGACGCTCGCGAATGCGATCCTCAAGGACCCGAACGTCGAGAGCCTGACCTCGTTCATCGGCGTCGACGGCACGAACATCACGCTCAACAGCGGCCGCATGCTGATCAATCTGAAGCCGCACGGCGACCGCTCGAAAAACGCCACCGAGATCATTCGCGACCTCGAAAGCGAAACGGCGCACGTGGCCGGCATCGCACTCTACTTGCAGCCCGTGCAGGACTTGACGATCAATTCGACCGTCAGCGCGACGCAGTATCAGTTCATGCTGACAGATCCGAACCCCGACGAATTCGCCACTTGGGTGCCCAAGCTCGTCGACCGGCTCGAGCAAGCGCCCGAGCTCGCCGACGTCGCGACCGACCTGCAGCAAAGCGGCGAATCGGTCTACGTTCAGATCGATCGCGCGACGGCCGCGCGCTTCGGGATCACGCCGGCCACGGTCGACAACGCGCTGTACGACGCGTTCGGCCAACGCATCATTTCGACGATTTTCACGCAGTCGAACCAGTACCGTGTGATTCTCGAAACCGATCCGCGCATGCAGCATTACACCGACGCTTTGAAGTCGATCTATCTGCCCTCTTCGGAAGGCACGGGCCAACAAGTGCCTTTGAGCGCGATCGCGAAGTTCACCGAGCGTCCGGCGCCGCTGCTCGTCTCGCATCTCGGCCAATTCCCGGCCACGACCGTTTCGTTCAACCTCGCACCGGGCGCGTCGCTCGGCGCGGCGGTGAAGGCCATCGAGCAAGCCGAGCACGACGTCGGCCTACCCGCCTCGTTCCAGACGCGCTTCCAAGGCGCGGCCCTCGCGTTCCAGGCTTCGCTGTCGAACGAGCTGTTCCTGATCCTCGCGGCCATCGTGACGATGTACATCGTGCTGGGCGTGCTCTACGAGAGCTTCATCCACCCAATCACGATTCTCTCGACGCTGCCGTCGGCCGGCGTCGGCGCGCTGCTTGCGTTAATCGTCTCCGGGCACGACCTCGACGTCATCGGCATCATCGGCATCGTGCTCTTGATCGGTATCGTGAAAAAGAACGCGATCATGATGATCGACTTCGCGCTCGAGGCCGAGCGCGAGCAAGGCAAGAGTGCGCGCGAGGCGATCTATCAGGCGTGCCTGCTGCGCTTCAGGCCGATCCTGATGACGACGATGGCGGCGCTGCTCGGCGCGTTGCCGCTGATGCTGGGAACGGGTGTGGGTTCGGAGTTGCGGCATCCGCTCGGCATCGCGATCGCCGGTGGGCTTGTCGTGAGCCAAATGCTGACGCTGTTTACAACCCCCGTCATCTACCTTGGCTTCGACTCGCTCGCGCGGCGCGTGAGGACACGCTTCGGGCACGGCCATACAGAGGCCGGCGACGCGGGAGCATAG
- a CDS encoding peroxiredoxin has protein sequence MKRSLSRAARAAAVCAAFSVFSLDASAVLKAGDKAPDFTTEASLGGNAYPYSLADALKKGPVVLYFYPAAFTKGCTIEAHEFADAVDQYKRYGASVIGVSHDDIATLKKFSVSECRSKFPVAADPQRHIIDAYDAAMPLVKTMANRVSYVIAPDGTILYEYTSLSPDKHVQNTLNVVKEWAKQHPQR, from the coding sequence ATGAAGCGAAGCCTGAGCCGCGCTGCGCGCGCGGCGGCCGTTTGCGCGGCCTTTTCCGTTTTTTCGCTCGATGCGTCGGCCGTCCTCAAAGCTGGGGACAAAGCCCCCGATTTCACGACCGAAGCGTCGCTCGGCGGTAACGCCTATCCTTATTCGCTCGCCGACGCCTTGAAGAAAGGGCCGGTCGTGCTCTATTTCTATCCGGCCGCCTTCACGAAAGGATGCACGATCGAGGCACACGAGTTTGCCGATGCGGTCGACCAATACAAACGCTATGGCGCGAGCGTGATCGGCGTGTCGCACGACGACATCGCCACGCTCAAGAAGTTTTCCGTCAGCGAGTGCCGCAGCAAATTCCCCGTTGCGGCGGACCCGCAGCGGCACATCATCGATGCCTATGATGCGGCGATGCCGCTCGTGAAGACGATGGCCAACCGCGTGTCGTACGTTATCGCGCCGGACGGCACGATCCTCTACGAGTACACGAGCCTGTCGCCCGACAAGCACGTGCAGAACACGCTCAATGTCGTGAAGGAGTGGGCGAAGCAGCATCCGCAGCGCTAG
- a CDS encoding EAL and HDOD domain-containing protein, whose translation MAADRALRHRGPFYPGDARSFYTKLDPFMAETSIVRTEGVPVCEAPSQCEVDCLYLGRQPILARGGALEAYELLFRGDSVNRALIDNDAQATARVVANTMCGMGVSATLGPYLGYVNVCRDMLFDDAVRLLPPERFVLEVLETVCVDAPLIERIDKLRRVGFNIALDDICDLSDDLLALLPHIDIVKVDFLCADRVRLPELAGAVKGRGKTLIAEKVETREDYALAQALGFDLFQGYFFARPQVLSARRGDPSRQSLLRMLALIASDAPLIELEQELKRSPDVVMQLLRLVNSSAYGLGRRIASVREAILAAGTRQIARWAQLLLYASNGDLSWRSDPLAQLVGTRSRFMELAAARVQPDSERFGDAAFMTGVFSLVHVLLGEAAPGDVLAQIGLVPEIGDAIVHRSGPLGAMLAIAEAAEAGMPDEAARALSDAHPELAALTPPVLAEINFEAAMWAQAHESA comes from the coding sequence ATGGCCGCGGATCGTGCGCTGCGGCATCGCGGCCCGTTCTATCCGGGCGATGCTCGTTCGTTCTACACCAAGCTGGATCCATTCATGGCCGAAACATCGATCGTACGCACGGAGGGGGTGCCCGTTTGCGAGGCGCCGTCCCAATGCGAAGTCGACTGCCTCTACCTCGGGCGTCAGCCGATCTTGGCGCGGGGCGGCGCCCTCGAGGCCTATGAGTTGCTGTTTCGCGGCGACAGCGTGAATCGCGCGCTCATCGACAACGATGCGCAAGCGACGGCACGCGTCGTTGCCAACACGATGTGCGGCATGGGCGTGTCCGCGACGCTCGGGCCGTATCTCGGCTACGTCAACGTCTGCCGCGACATGCTGTTCGACGACGCAGTCAGGCTGCTGCCACCCGAGCGCTTCGTGCTCGAGGTACTCGAAACGGTCTGCGTCGATGCGCCGCTGATCGAGCGTATCGACAAGCTGCGACGCGTCGGTTTCAACATCGCGCTCGATGATATTTGCGACTTATCGGATGATCTGCTCGCGCTGCTGCCGCACATCGACATCGTGAAGGTCGATTTTCTCTGCGCGGACCGCGTGCGGCTGCCGGAGTTGGCCGGGGCGGTCAAGGGGCGAGGCAAGACGCTCATCGCGGAAAAAGTCGAGACGCGCGAGGACTATGCGCTCGCGCAAGCGCTCGGCTTCGATCTGTTCCAAGGCTATTTCTTTGCGCGCCCGCAAGTGCTGAGCGCGCGTCGCGGCGATCCGTCGCGGCAATCGCTGCTGCGCATGCTCGCGCTGATCGCATCGGACGCACCTTTGATCGAGCTCGAGCAGGAGCTCAAGCGCAGCCCCGACGTCGTCATGCAACTGCTGCGGCTCGTGAATTCGAGCGCCTATGGGCTCGGGCGGCGTATTGCATCGGTGCGCGAAGCCATTTTGGCCGCCGGCACGCGTCAAATCGCGCGTTGGGCGCAACTGCTGCTCTACGCGTCGAACGGAGACTTGTCGTGGCGCTCCGATCCGCTCGCGCAACTCGTGGGTACGCGCTCGCGTTTCATGGAGCTGGCGGCGGCCCGCGTGCAGCCCGACAGCGAACGCTTCGGCGACGCCGCGTTCATGACCGGCGTGTTTTCGCTCGTGCACGTGCTGCTCGGCGAGGCTGCGCCGGGCGACGTCCTCGCGCAGATCGGGCTCGTGCCGGAGATCGGCGACGCGATCGTGCATCGGAGCGGGCCGCTCGGCGCGATGCTCGCGATCGCGGAGGCGGCCGAGGCCGGCATGCCCGACGAGGCCGCACGCGCGCTGAGCGACGCGCACCCCGAGCTGGCCGCCTTGACGCCGCCCGTATTGGCCGAGATCAATTTCGAAGCCGCCATGTGGGCGCAGGCGCACGAGTCGGCCTGA
- a CDS encoding MdtA/MuxA family multidrug efflux RND transporter periplasmic adaptor subunit yields MAEQEHRSPSHDKGTPAGVDADSVARRTRTRRRGAIAVVVIAVAALLWWHPWRRTSPTNPSSATPAATGRHGRGGFANAPQPVHVATATAGDMPIVLTALGTVTPLATVTVKTQLAGTLQSVAFKEGQLVKAGEVLAQIDPRPYQISLENAQGALAKDAALLQTARLDLKRYQTLLAQDSIASQQVDTQASLVKQYEGQVQSDRANIDTYKLDLVYARITAPVSGRVGLRQIDPGNYVTPSDTNGVVVITQLQPISVIFTTSEDNLPAILKQMHGGAKLSTTAYDRNNTTPLETGYLDTIDNQIDTSTGTVKMRAMFPNTGQMLFPNQFVNARLLIDTIHNAVIVPSSAVLNGANGPFVYVVKPDSTVTVRQVKAGPVDGERTSIVSGLALGERVVIDGSDRLREGAKITVAPDAATVMARAASGTHASGAHAASGAHAWGASGASGARGHRHKAASDSAGASAQ; encoded by the coding sequence ATGGCCGAACAAGAACACCGCTCTCCTTCGCACGATAAAGGCACGCCGGCTGGCGTCGATGCCGACTCCGTGGCCCGCCGGACGCGCACACGACGCCGCGGCGCGATCGCCGTCGTCGTGATCGCCGTGGCCGCGTTGCTCTGGTGGCACCCCTGGCGCCGCACGAGCCCGACGAACCCGAGCAGCGCCACTCCCGCGGCGACGGGACGCCACGGCCGCGGCGGGTTCGCGAACGCGCCGCAGCCCGTGCACGTCGCCACCGCCACGGCCGGCGACATGCCGATCGTGCTGACCGCCTTGGGCACCGTCACCCCGCTCGCCACCGTGACGGTCAAGACGCAGCTAGCGGGCACGCTGCAGAGCGTCGCGTTCAAGGAAGGTCAACTCGTCAAAGCAGGCGAAGTGCTCGCGCAGATCGACCCGCGGCCCTATCAGATCTCGCTCGAGAACGCCCAGGGCGCGCTCGCGAAGGACGCAGCGCTGCTGCAGACGGCGCGGCTCGATCTGAAGCGCTACCAGACCCTGCTCGCGCAGGATTCGATCGCCTCGCAGCAGGTCGACACGCAAGCCTCGCTCGTGAAGCAGTACGAGGGCCAAGTGCAATCGGATCGCGCGAACATCGACACCTACAAGCTCGATCTCGTCTACGCGCGCATTACTGCGCCGGTGTCGGGCCGCGTCGGCCTGCGCCAGATCGATCCCGGCAACTACGTGACGCCGTCCGATACGAACGGCGTCGTCGTCATCACGCAACTGCAGCCGATCAGCGTCATCTTCACGACCTCCGAAGACAATCTGCCCGCCATCCTCAAGCAGATGCACGGCGGGGCGAAGCTGTCGACGACGGCTTACGACCGCAACAACACGACACCGCTCGAGACAGGCTATCTCGACACGATCGACAACCAAATCGATACGTCGACCGGCACCGTCAAGATGCGCGCCATGTTCCCGAATACTGGGCAAATGCTGTTCCCGAATCAGTTCGTCAATGCGCGCCTGTTGATCGACACGATCCACAACGCCGTGATCGTGCCGAGCTCGGCCGTGCTCAACGGCGCCAACGGGCCGTTCGTCTACGTCGTCAAGCCCGACAGCACCGTCACCGTGCGCCAAGTCAAGGCCGGCCCCGTCGACGGGGAACGCACGAGCATCGTCTCGGGGCTCGCCCTCGGCGAACGCGTCGTGATCGACGGCTCCGACCGGCTGCGCGAGGGCGCCAAGATCACGGTCGCCCCCGACGCGGCAACCGTCATGGCGCGCGCCGCCTCGGGCACGCATGCTTCGGGGGCCCACGCCGCCTCGGGTGCGCACGCGTGGGGCGCATCGGGTGCATCGGGCGCGCGCGGCCATCGGCACAAGGCCGCTTCCGACAGCGCCGGCGCCAGTGCACAGTAA
- a CDS encoding efflux RND transporter permease subunit: MNLSRPFISRPVATTLLAIGVALAGAFAFVKLPVAPLPQVDFPTISVQAQLPGASPETVATSVASPLERHLGQIADVTEMTSMSGVGQTRITLQFGLNRDIDGAARDVQAAINAARADLPTSLRSNPTYHKVNPADAPILVLSLTSKTMRAGQLYDAASTVLQQALSQVDGIGEVDVSGSANPAVRVELQPQALFHYGIGLEDVRAALAAANANSPKGSIDFGENRVQIYTNDQANAAAQYKDLVIAYRNGAAVKLSDVADVEDSVEDLRNLGLMNGQRSVLVILYRQPGANIVSTIDRVMAMLPQLQASVAASIDITPVADRSTTIRASLRDTERTLIIAVLLVVTVVFLFLRNWRATLIPSVAVPISIVGTFAAMYLLNYSIDNLSLMALIVATGFVVDDAIVVLENISRHIEEGVPRMRAAYLGAREVGFTVTSISISLVAVFLPILLMGGIVGRLFREFAVTLSLAIGVSLVVSLTVTPMMCSRLLTDAAHKPKDGPLARRLERAFTRLQGGYARTLGWALSHPLLVLTILFATIALNVFLYVVVPKGFFPQQDTGRLVGGIQADEATSFQAMKIKFTEMMSIVQHNPNVSNVIGFTGGRQTNSGFMFVTLKPKPGRKTSADQVIAQLRKPLGHVAGAQTFLQAVQDIRVGGRQSNAQYQYTLLGDSSADVYKWAPILTEALKRRPELADVNSDQQQGGLESFVTINRQSAARLGITPSQIDNTLYDAFGQRQVSTIYNPLNQYHVVMEVAPRYWQDPAMLNQIYVSTSGGTASGSQSTNAVAGTFTVPTTTTTSSANASAAAIAADSARNLATNSIAASGKTSASTGSAVSTSQETMIPLSAIASFGPGSTPIAVNHQGPFVASTISFNLPVGKSLSDATRAIDETAAEIGMPSTIHGNFSGTAQAFQQSTRDMPLLILAALAAVYIVLGILYESYIHPVTILSTLPSAGVGALLALLLFHSEFSIIALIGVILLIGIVKKNAIMMVDFAIEASRQGASSFEAIHRACLLRFRPIMMTTCAAMLGALPLAFGNGDGAELRSPLGISIVGGLLVSQVLTLYTTPVVYLYMDRLRVWREKRRAGPATAAGSR; this comes from the coding sequence ATGAACCTCTCGCGCCCATTCATCTCGCGCCCCGTCGCGACGACGCTGCTCGCGATCGGCGTCGCGCTCGCCGGCGCGTTCGCTTTCGTCAAGCTGCCCGTCGCGCCGCTGCCGCAGGTCGACTTTCCGACGATCTCGGTGCAGGCTCAACTGCCCGGCGCCAGCCCGGAAACCGTCGCGACGAGCGTCGCAAGCCCACTCGAGCGTCATCTAGGGCAGATCGCCGACGTCACCGAAATGACGTCGATGAGCGGGGTCGGGCAGACGCGGATCACGCTCCAATTCGGCCTGAACCGCGACATCGACGGCGCCGCGCGCGACGTCCAAGCCGCCATCAACGCGGCCCGCGCCGATCTGCCGACGAGCTTGCGCAGCAATCCGACCTATCACAAGGTCAATCCGGCCGACGCGCCGATCCTCGTGCTCTCGCTGACGTCCAAGACGATGCGGGCCGGGCAGCTCTACGACGCCGCTTCGACCGTCCTGCAGCAAGCGCTTTCGCAAGTCGACGGTATCGGCGAAGTCGACGTGAGCGGCTCGGCGAACCCCGCCGTGCGCGTCGAGCTCCAGCCGCAGGCGCTGTTCCACTACGGCATCGGGCTCGAGGATGTCCGCGCCGCGCTCGCGGCGGCGAACGCGAACAGCCCGAAAGGCTCCATCGACTTCGGCGAAAACCGCGTCCAGATTTATACGAACGATCAGGCCAATGCCGCCGCGCAGTACAAGGATCTCGTCATCGCCTATCGCAACGGGGCGGCGGTCAAGCTGTCCGACGTCGCCGACGTCGAGGATTCGGTCGAGGATCTGCGCAATCTCGGCCTCATGAACGGCCAGCGCTCGGTGCTCGTCATCCTTTACCGGCAGCCCGGCGCCAACATCGTTTCGACGATCGATCGCGTGATGGCGATGCTGCCGCAGTTGCAAGCGTCGGTGGCGGCGTCGATCGACATCACCCCGGTTGCCGACCGCTCGACGACGATCCGCGCGTCGCTAAGGGACACCGAACGCACGCTGATCATCGCCGTGCTGCTCGTCGTCACCGTCGTCTTTCTGTTTCTGCGCAACTGGCGCGCAACGCTGATTCCGAGCGTGGCCGTCCCGATCTCGATCGTCGGCACGTTCGCAGCGATGTATCTGCTGAACTACTCGATCGACAATCTCTCGCTGATGGCGTTGATCGTCGCAACGGGGTTCGTCGTCGACGACGCGATCGTCGTGTTGGAAAACATCTCGCGTCACATCGAGGAAGGCGTGCCGCGCATGCGGGCAGCCTATCTAGGCGCCCGCGAAGTCGGCTTCACCGTCACCTCGATCAGCATCTCGCTCGTCGCCGTGTTCCTGCCGATCCTGCTGATGGGCGGCATCGTCGGGCGCCTCTTTCGCGAGTTCGCCGTCACGCTGTCGCTCGCGATCGGCGTTTCGCTCGTCGTTTCGCTGACGGTCACGCCGATGATGTGCTCGCGCTTGCTCACCGACGCCGCGCACAAGCCCAAGGACGGTCCGCTCGCGCGACGGCTCGAGCGCGCATTCACGCGGCTCCAGGGCGGCTACGCGCGCACGCTCGGCTGGGCGCTGTCGCACCCGCTGCTCGTCCTGACGATCCTGTTCGCGACGATCGCGCTGAACGTCTTTTTGTATGTCGTCGTCCCGAAGGGCTTCTTCCCGCAGCAGGACACGGGGCGTCTCGTCGGCGGCATTCAAGCCGATGAGGCCACGTCGTTCCAGGCGATGAAGATCAAGTTCACGGAAATGATGTCGATCGTGCAGCACAACCCGAATGTGTCGAACGTCATCGGTTTCACAGGCGGCCGGCAGACGAACTCGGGCTTCATGTTCGTGACGCTCAAGCCCAAGCCCGGGCGCAAGACCTCGGCGGACCAGGTCATCGCGCAACTACGCAAGCCGCTCGGGCACGTTGCCGGCGCGCAAACGTTCCTGCAGGCCGTACAGGACATCCGCGTGGGCGGGCGGCAGTCGAACGCGCAATACCAGTACACGCTGCTGGGCGACTCGAGCGCCGATGTCTACAAGTGGGCGCCGATTCTCACCGAGGCGCTCAAACGCCGCCCCGAGCTGGCCGACGTCAACTCCGATCAGCAGCAAGGCGGCCTCGAGTCGTTCGTGACGATCAATCGCCAGAGCGCCGCGCGGCTCGGCATCACTCCATCGCAGATCGACAACACCCTCTACGATGCGTTCGGGCAACGGCAGGTCTCGACGATCTACAACCCGCTGAACCAGTATCACGTCGTCATGGAAGTGGCGCCGCGCTATTGGCAAGACCCGGCGATGCTCAATCAGATCTACGTGAGCACGTCCGGCGGCACCGCGAGCGGCTCGCAATCGACGAACGCGGTGGCCGGCACGTTCACGGTACCGACGACAACGACGACGAGCAGCGCCAATGCGAGCGCCGCCGCGATCGCGGCCGATTCCGCGCGCAACCTGGCAACGAACTCGATCGCCGCGAGCGGCAAAACGAGCGCTTCGACGGGCTCGGCGGTCTCGACCTCGCAGGAGACGATGATCCCGCTTTCTGCCATCGCCTCGTTCGGCCCCGGCAGCACGCCCATCGCGGTCAATCACCAAGGCCCGTTCGTCGCCTCGACGATCTCGTTCAATCTGCCCGTCGGGAAATCGCTGTCGGACGCGACGCGCGCAATCGACGAAACGGCCGCCGAGATCGGCATGCCCTCGACGATACACGGCAACTTCTCGGGCACGGCGCAGGCATTCCAGCAGTCGACGCGGGACATGCCGCTGCTGATTCTGGCCGCGCTCGCAGCCGTCTATATCGTGCTCGGCATCCTCTACGAGAGCTACATCCATCCCGTCACGATCCTCTCGACGCTGCCCTCGGCCGGCGTCGGCGCGCTGCTCGCGCTGCTGCTGTTTCATTCGGAATTCAGCATCATCGCGCTCATCGGCGTGATCTTGCTGATCGGCATCGTGAAGAAGAACGCGATCATGATGGTCGACTTCGCGATCGAGGCATCGCGGCAAGGGGCGTCCTCGTTCGAGGCGATTCACCGCGCGTGCCTGCTGCGTTTTCGCCCGATCATGATGACGACGTGCGCGGCCATGCTCGGCGCGCTGCCGCTTGCGTTCGGCAACGGCGACGGCGCCGAACTGCGCTCGCCGCTCGGCATCTCGATCGTCGGCGGGCTGCTCGTGAGCCAAGTGCTGACGCTTTATACGACGCCCGTCGTCTACCTCTACATGGACCGTCTGCGCGTCTGGCGCGAAAAACGCCGGGCGGGGCCTGCCACGGCCGCGGGTAGCAGGTAA